In a single window of the Roseiconus lacunae genome:
- a CDS encoding NADAR family protein, whose protein sequence is MNQPIKFYSTGDEYGEFSNFAAYPIRIGNRIWPTSEHYFQAMKFKDKKDQEQIRKANSPMLAARMGRDRKRTLRKDWESAKVNVMHEALVAKFTQHEELRELLLGTGDAKIIEHTANDDYWGDGGDGRGKNMLGRLLVELRETLRPQTTEG, encoded by the coding sequence ATGAACCAACCAATCAAATTCTACAGTACAGGCGATGAATACGGCGAGTTTTCCAACTTCGCTGCGTACCCCATACGAATCGGCAATCGTATTTGGCCGACGAGTGAGCACTACTTCCAGGCGATGAAGTTCAAGGACAAGAAAGACCAAGAGCAGATTCGAAAAGCGAACTCGCCGATGCTCGCGGCAAGGATGGGACGTGATCGCAAGCGTACCTTGCGCAAGGATTGGGAATCCGCCAAAGTGAACGTCATGCATGAAGCACTTGTTGCGAAATTTACGCAACACGAAGAACTCCGAGAGTTGCTCCTCGGCACCGGCGACGCCAAAATCATCGAACACACAGCCAACGATGATTACTGGGGCGATGGTGGCGATGGCCGCGGCAAGAACATGCTCGGCCGTTTGCTAGTTGAACTGCGTGAGACCCTGCGTCCGCAGACCACCGAAGGCTAG
- a CDS encoding FKBP-type peptidyl-prolyl cis-trans isomerase — MDSSDTQHSKLRGGLKVDTEVVGTGAVASRGDSVVIRLEIRLNHGDVVATFDEYAFEVGKRQVIAAIDYAVEGMHVGGRRELKAGPHLCYGAAGVSEKIPSNAALFLSIELLRCEKSG, encoded by the coding sequence ATGGACTCAAGCGATACGCAACATAGCAAGCTCAGAGGTGGACTGAAGGTTGACACAGAGGTTGTCGGCACTGGGGCTGTTGCGTCGCGTGGCGATTCAGTAGTGATCCGACTGGAGATCCGGCTCAATCATGGAGACGTCGTTGCAACGTTTGATGAATATGCTTTTGAGGTTGGCAAACGGCAGGTCATCGCCGCTATAGACTACGCAGTGGAAGGAATGCACGTCGGCGGGCGTCGCGAACTAAAAGCTGGTCCGCATCTTTGCTACGGTGCCGCAGGTGTTTCCGAAAAGATTCCCTCGAACGCCGCCCTGTTTCTAAGCATCGAACTGCTGCGTTGCGAGAAATCGGGCTGA
- a CDS encoding GNAT family N-acetyltransferase, producing the protein MNTDSIQFRPARSDDRDRILAVHLDAFGNDEGPVIASLLEEMLDDPTAEPMHSIVAESNDMIGVRSL; encoded by the coding sequence ATGAACACCGACTCCATTCAATTCCGACCGGCTCGCAGCGATGATCGTGATCGCATCCTTGCTGTACACCTTGATGCATTCGGCAACGATGAAGGCCCCGTGATCGCAAGCTTACTGGAAGAGATGCTCGACGATCCGACGGCAGAGCCGATGCATTCAATCGTTGCCGAGTCAAATGACATGATTGGAGTCCGAAGTCTTTAA